From the genome of Streptomyces sp. NBC_00659, one region includes:
- the purD gene encoding phosphoribosylamine--glycine ligase translates to MKVLVIGGGAREHALCRSLSLDPDVTALYCAPGNAGIAEVAELHAVDALDGAAVAALATELGAELVIVGPEAPLVAGVADAVRAAGIPCFGPSGEAAQLEGSKAFAKDVMAGAGVPTARSYVCVTPEEVEEALDAFGAPYVVKDDGLAAGKGVVVTDDLEAARAHANACDRVVIEEFLDGPEVSLFAITDGTTVVPLQPAQDFKRALDGDEGPNTGGMGAYSPLPWADPKLVEEVMETVLQPTVDEMRRRGTPFSGLLYAGLAITSRGVRVIEFNARFGDPETQVVLARLQTPLAGVLLASANGTLADLEPLRWSEKAAVTVVVASYNYPDTPRTGDPITGLDEVAAEDAPHAYVLHAGTRHEGGAVVSAGGRVLSVTAIGSGLTEARERAYTAVARIGLDGSQHRTDIAAKAAAEA, encoded by the coding sequence GTGAAGGTCCTTGTCATCGGTGGTGGCGCCCGCGAACACGCCCTGTGCCGCTCCCTGTCCCTCGACCCCGACGTCACCGCCCTGTACTGCGCTCCCGGGAACGCCGGGATCGCGGAGGTGGCGGAACTGCACGCGGTCGACGCCCTCGACGGCGCGGCCGTGGCCGCGCTGGCCACGGAGCTCGGCGCCGAGCTGGTGATCGTCGGTCCGGAGGCCCCGCTCGTCGCCGGTGTCGCCGACGCCGTGCGCGCGGCGGGCATCCCCTGCTTCGGCCCCTCCGGGGAGGCCGCGCAGCTGGAGGGCTCCAAGGCGTTCGCGAAGGACGTGATGGCGGGTGCCGGCGTCCCCACGGCACGCTCCTACGTCTGCGTGACGCCCGAGGAGGTCGAGGAGGCGCTCGACGCGTTCGGAGCGCCCTACGTCGTGAAGGACGACGGACTGGCGGCCGGCAAGGGCGTCGTCGTGACCGACGACCTCGAAGCGGCGCGGGCGCACGCCAACGCCTGCGACCGTGTCGTGATCGAGGAGTTCCTCGACGGTCCCGAGGTCTCCCTGTTCGCGATCACCGACGGCACGACCGTCGTCCCGCTCCAGCCCGCCCAGGACTTCAAGCGGGCCCTGGACGGCGACGAGGGCCCGAACACCGGCGGCATGGGCGCGTACTCGCCGCTGCCCTGGGCTGACCCGAAGCTCGTCGAGGAGGTCATGGAGACCGTCCTCCAGCCGACCGTCGACGAGATGCGCCGCCGCGGCACCCCGTTCTCCGGACTCCTGTACGCCGGTCTGGCGATCACCAGCCGTGGTGTGCGGGTCATCGAGTTCAACGCCCGCTTCGGCGACCCCGAGACCCAGGTGGTCCTCGCCCGGCTGCAGACCCCGCTCGCCGGTGTCCTGCTGGCGTCCGCGAACGGCACCCTCGCCGATCTGGAACCGCTGCGCTGGAGCGAGAAGGCCGCGGTCACCGTGGTCGTGGCCTCGTACAACTACCCCGACACCCCGCGCACCGGAGACCCGATCACCGGGCTCGACGAGGTGGCCGCCGAGGACGCCCCGCACGCGTACGTCCTGCACGCCGGCACCCGGCACGAGGGCGGCGCGGTGGTGAGCGCGGGCGGCCGTGTGCTGTCCGTCACAGCGATCGGATCCGGCCTCACCGAGGCCCGCGAGCGCGCCTACACGGCTGTCGCCCGCATCGGTCTGGACGGTTCGCAGCACCGCACGGACATCGCGGCGAAGGCGGCCGCCGAGGCATAG
- a CDS encoding DNA polymerase III subunit gamma and tau, whose product MSSLALYRRYRPESFAEVIGQEHVTDPLSQALRNNRVNHAYLFSGPRGCGKTTSARILARCLNCEQGPTPTPCGVCQSCQDLARSGRGSIDVIEIDAASHGGVDDARDLREKAFFGPASSRYKIYIIDEAHMVTPAGFNALLKVVEEPPEHLKFIFATTEPEKVIGTIRSRTHHYPFRLVPPGTLRKYLGEVCTQEGIPVADGVLPLVVRAGAGSVRDSMSVMDQLLAGAADDGVTYAMATSLLGYTDGSLLDAVVEAFASGDGAAAFEVVDTVIEGGNDPRRFVADLLERLRDLVILAAVPDAAEKGLIDAPVDVVERMQAQAGVFGAAELSRAADLVNEGLTEMRGATSPRLQLELICARVLLPAAYRDERSVMARLDRIERGVNFSGGQAAPAMGYVPGPEAHGAVPVPSAGPAAPPVSPGGGLAAARAAARGTGPATGQGAGQGAGGETAGAVPGAAPGTPAPVAPMAPAASFTAPAPTGAPPSAPAAPEQPAAPAGAPTGAAPGAWPTATAAGSGRRPGGWPTTTPAGGGRPPAQSAPTPSAAPAGPPAAAPGAPQAAVPAGGGPDPRMLWPNILEAVKNRRRFTWILLSQNAQVTAFDGTTLQIGFVNAGARDNFASSGSEDVLRQALAEQFNVQWKVEAIVDASGGSAPPPAPAGGGFGGGGGYGGGGGGGYGGAPAGQRPAPQQSSAPASGPAGPQSGPAAGRPQAQGMSAPAQAPAYEPPPVAPEDDTPEDDDPDLDESALSGHELIVRELGATVVEEFSNE is encoded by the coding sequence GTGTCGTCTCTCGCGCTGTACCGCCGTTATCGCCCGGAGTCGTTCGCCGAGGTCATCGGGCAGGAGCATGTCACCGACCCGTTGTCGCAGGCGCTGCGGAACAACCGGGTCAATCACGCGTACCTGTTCAGCGGTCCGCGCGGGTGCGGCAAGACGACGAGCGCGCGCATCCTGGCCCGCTGTCTGAACTGCGAGCAGGGCCCCACCCCCACTCCGTGCGGTGTGTGCCAGTCCTGTCAGGACCTCGCCCGGAGCGGCCGGGGCTCCATCGACGTCATCGAGATCGACGCCGCTTCGCACGGTGGTGTGGACGACGCCCGTGACCTGCGGGAAAAGGCCTTCTTCGGGCCCGCGAGCAGCCGTTACAAGATCTACATCATCGACGAGGCCCATATGGTCACGCCGGCCGGCTTCAACGCGCTGCTGAAGGTCGTCGAGGAGCCCCCGGAGCACCTCAAGTTCATCTTCGCCACGACCGAGCCCGAGAAGGTCATCGGGACGATCCGGTCGCGGACCCATCACTACCCGTTCCGGCTCGTGCCGCCGGGCACCCTGCGCAAGTACCTGGGCGAGGTCTGCACGCAGGAGGGCATTCCCGTCGCGGACGGTGTGCTGCCCCTCGTCGTACGGGCGGGCGCGGGGTCCGTGCGTGACTCCATGTCCGTGATGGACCAGCTTCTGGCGGGTGCCGCCGACGACGGTGTGACGTACGCCATGGCGACCTCGCTGCTCGGCTACACGGACGGCTCCCTGCTGGACGCCGTCGTCGAGGCGTTCGCGTCCGGGGACGGCGCCGCCGCCTTCGAAGTCGTGGACACCGTCATCGAGGGCGGCAACGACCCGCGGCGCTTCGTCGCCGACCTGCTGGAGCGGCTGCGGGACCTGGTGATCCTGGCGGCCGTCCCGGACGCGGCGGAGAAGGGGCTCATCGATGCCCCGGTCGACGTGGTGGAGCGCATGCAGGCGCAGGCCGGGGTCTTCGGCGCCGCGGAGCTGAGCCGCGCCGCCGACCTCGTCAACGAAGGGCTGACGGAAATGCGCGGGGCCACCTCGCCGCGCCTCCAGCTCGAACTCATCTGCGCCCGTGTTCTGCTCCCGGCCGCCTACAGGGACGAGCGGTCCGTCATGGCCCGCCTCGACCGTATCGAGCGCGGGGTGAACTTCTCCGGCGGCCAAGCCGCCCCCGCCATGGGCTACGTGCCCGGACCCGAGGCGCACGGCGCGGTGCCCGTCCCGTCGGCCGGGCCCGCGGCTCCCCCGGTTTCCCCCGGGGGAGGCCTGGCGGCGGCCCGTGCCGCGGCCCGGGGAACGGGACCGGCCACAGGGCAGGGCGCAGGACAGGGGGCCGGCGGGGAGACCGCCGGCGCCGTGCCGGGCGCTGCGCCCGGGACGCCCGCTCCCGTCGCGCCCATGGCGCCCGCCGCGTCCTTCACGGCCCCGGCACCGACGGGCGCGCCCCCGTCGGCCCCTGCGGCGCCCGAGCAGCCCGCAGCCCCGGCCGGCGCCCCCACGGGGGCCGCGCCCGGCGCCTGGCCCACCGCCACGGCGGCCGGCAGCGGCCGGCGCCCCGGCGGCTGGCCCACGACGACCCCGGCGGGCGGCGGCCGCCCTCCGGCCCAGTCGGCGCCGACGCCCTCCGCCGCACCCGCCGGACCGCCCGCCGCCGCACCGGGAGCGCCCCAGGCGGCCGTTCCGGCCGGGGGCGGTCCCGACCCCCGCATGCTGTGGCCGAACATCCTGGAGGCGGTGAAGAACCGCCGCCGGTTCACCTGGATCCTGCTCAGCCAGAACGCGCAGGTCACGGCCTTCGACGGCACGACCCTGCAGATCGGCTTCGTCAACGCGGGGGCCCGGGACAACTTCGCGAGCAGCGGCAGCGAGGACGTGCTGCGGCAGGCGCTCGCGGAGCAGTTCAACGTGCAGTGGAAGGTCGAGGCGATCGTGGACGCCTCGGGCGGCTCGGCACCGCCGCCCGCACCGGCGGGCGGCGGGTTCGGCGGCGGTGGCGGCTACGGCGGTGGCGGTGGCGGTGGGTACGGCGGAGCTCCGGCCGGCCAGCGGCCCGCGCCCCAGCAGTCGTCCGCTCCGGCCTCCGGGCCCGCGGGCCCGCAGTCCGGACCGGCCGCCGGCCGTCCCCAGGCCCAGGGCATGTCGGCGCCCGCTCAGGCCCCGGCCTACGAGCCGCCGCCGGTCGCCCCGGAGGACGACACCCCCGAGGACGACGACCCCGACCTGGACGAGTCCGCCCTCTCGGGCCACGAACTGATCGTCCGCGAACTCGGCGCGACGGTGGTCGAGGAGTTCTCGAACGAGTGA
- a CDS encoding copper resistance protein CopC encodes MRIRRRRVNESRRRQRRIGARALALLGSVLVLVLFSGVSGASAHAALTGTDPQEGSVLKSAPRQVTLTFSEPIGLFDDSFRVLDPENRRVRTGEPEHADGRADTAGVTLPRGLATGTYTVAWRVVSADSHPVSGAFTFSVGKPSATRTPLPPTAGDPASSALYDIARYAAYSGLALLIGAVTFVLVCGFPGSVRRLLVTGWWILLGSTFALLLLRDPYERGTGLSGVFDPESLSDTLRGRPGIVLVARLALLAAVAFVPPRVPVRGRGAGRVVLALGALFSLALAVTWAAAEHASAGIQVPAAMVSSVLHLLAMAVWLGGLAALLAALHRPAEPVPPAVVTRFSRLALTSVAVLAVTGVYQSWRGLGSWDALTSTSYGRLLVVKVVLVALLLAGAAFSRRWTTRAATARTPAGVPAGRVAVPVAVPASASASDGPAPEGPASEEPTSEGPASDGPTGDGTTGDETAGDGAKGGLGDTEYHRGLRRSVLAEVAVGILVLVITTMLTGTQPGRAATESADAVAAARRVTSRTTLVPFDVGTPGGHGKVQIELTPGQVGENSVQVVVFGPDGGLVTVPEVRLTFTQESQKVGPIDSEITDKGGYWTSDGLTLPLPGTWTMKVTVRTSDIDEITVSKKVTID; translated from the coding sequence ATGCGGATACGGAGACGGCGTGTGAACGAGAGCCGGCGGCGACAGCGGCGGATCGGGGCCAGGGCCCTCGCCCTGCTGGGCAGTGTCCTGGTCCTGGTGCTTTTCAGCGGTGTGAGCGGCGCGTCCGCCCACGCGGCGCTGACGGGCACCGATCCGCAGGAGGGCAGTGTGCTGAAGTCGGCGCCCCGCCAGGTGACGCTGACGTTCAGTGAGCCGATCGGCCTGTTCGACGACTCCTTCCGCGTGCTCGACCCGGAGAACCGGCGCGTGCGCACCGGGGAACCGGAGCACGCGGACGGCCGTGCCGACACCGCCGGCGTCACCCTGCCGCGCGGCCTCGCCACCGGCACGTACACCGTGGCCTGGCGGGTCGTCTCGGCGGACAGCCACCCCGTCTCCGGCGCCTTCACGTTCTCCGTCGGCAAGCCGTCCGCGACCCGCACACCGCTGCCGCCCACCGCCGGTGATCCCGCCTCCTCCGCCCTCTACGACATCGCCCGCTACGCCGCGTACAGCGGACTCGCCCTGTTGATCGGCGCGGTCACGTTCGTGCTCGTCTGCGGCTTCCCGGGGTCCGTACGGCGTCTCCTGGTGACCGGATGGTGGATCCTGCTCGGCTCCACGTTCGCGCTCCTCCTGCTGCGCGACCCCTACGAACGCGGTACCGGCCTGTCCGGGGTCTTCGACCCGGAGAGCCTCAGCGACACCCTGAGGGGCCGGCCGGGCATCGTTCTGGTGGCGCGGCTGGCGCTGCTCGCCGCCGTGGCCTTCGTGCCCCCGAGGGTGCCGGTACGGGGCCGGGGGGCGGGCCGTGTCGTCCTCGCGCTCGGTGCGCTGTTCTCCCTGGCCCTGGCGGTCACCTGGGCCGCCGCCGAGCACGCCTCCGCCGGGATCCAGGTCCCCGCGGCGATGGTCTCCTCCGTACTGCATCTGCTCGCCATGGCGGTGTGGCTCGGCGGTCTGGCCGCCCTGCTGGCCGCGCTCCACCGTCCCGCCGAGCCGGTCCCCCCGGCCGTCGTCACCCGGTTCTCCCGGCTCGCCCTCACCTCGGTCGCGGTCCTCGCGGTCACCGGCGTCTACCAGTCCTGGCGGGGCCTCGGCTCCTGGGACGCCCTGACCTCGACCTCGTACGGCAGGCTCCTGGTCGTGAAGGTCGTCCTGGTGGCACTGCTCCTGGCCGGAGCCGCGTTCTCGCGACGCTGGACGACCCGCGCGGCGACGGCGCGGACCCCCGCCGGCGTCCCGGCCGGCCGCGTCGCGGTCCCGGTCGCGGTGCCGGCGTCGGCGTCGGCGTCGGATGGACCGGCCCCGGAAGGGCCCGCCTCGGAGGAGCCGACCTCGGAAGGGCCCGCCTCGGATGGGCCGACGGGAGACGGGACGACGGGAGACGAGACGGCGGGAGACGGGGCGAAGGGTGGGCTGGGGGACACCGAGTACCACCGGGGCCTGCGCCGCTCGGTGCTCGCCGAGGTCGCTGTCGGCATCCTGGTGCTGGTGATCACGACGATGCTGACCGGGACCCAGCCGGGCCGCGCCGCCACGGAGAGCGCCGACGCGGTCGCGGCCGCGCGCCGGGTGACCTCCAGGACGACCCTGGTGCCCTTCGACGTCGGCACCCCGGGCGGCCACGGCAAGGTCCAGATCGAGCTCACGCCCGGCCAGGTCGGCGAGAACTCCGTGCAGGTCGTGGTCTTCGGCCCCGACGGCGGCCTCGTGACCGTCCCCGAGGTGCGCCTGACCTTCACCCAGGAATCACAGAAGGTCGGCCCGATCGACTCGGAGATCACCGACAAGGGCGGCTACTGGACCTCCGACGGCCTCACCCTCCCCCTCCCCGGCACCTGGACCATGAAGGTCACCGTCCGCACCAGCGACATCGACGAGATCACCGTCTCGAAGAAGGTGACGATCGACTGA
- a CDS encoding GNAT family N-acetyltransferase has product MTTETYAGTREAVHEQRVEGFGTVRVLPVDPRADLDVLHGWVTEERAAYWGMTGFSKQQVLETYLHLDSLDTHHAFLTVKDGVPAALFQTYEPEADRVSECYEVRPGDIGVHLLIGPPVPGAGERPGWSSTLLSAFLAYALTGLGRERAVVEPDARNAKAVERLTRQGFVPAGDIVLPEIDLPEVHLPEKHARLAFLTREAFEKGPTAPR; this is encoded by the coding sequence ATGACGACTGAGACGTACGCAGGCACCCGCGAGGCCGTTCACGAGCAGCGCGTCGAGGGTTTCGGCACGGTCCGCGTGCTGCCCGTGGACCCGCGCGCCGACCTCGACGTGCTGCACGGCTGGGTCACCGAGGAACGGGCCGCGTACTGGGGGATGACCGGGTTCTCGAAGCAGCAGGTGCTGGAGACCTATCTGCACCTCGACTCGCTCGACACCCATCACGCCTTCCTCACCGTCAAGGACGGGGTACCGGCCGCGCTGTTCCAGACCTACGAGCCCGAGGCCGACCGGGTCTCCGAGTGCTACGAGGTCCGGCCCGGCGACATCGGGGTCCACCTGCTCATCGGGCCCCCCGTACCCGGCGCCGGCGAGCGGCCGGGCTGGTCGTCCACGCTGCTGTCGGCGTTCCTGGCGTACGCGCTGACCGGCCTCGGCCGGGAGCGGGCCGTGGTCGAACCCGACGCCCGCAACGCCAAGGCCGTCGAGCGGCTGACCCGGCAGGGTTTCGTGCCCGCCGGGGACATCGTGCTCCCCGAGATCGACCTGCCCGAGGTCCATCTGCCCGAGAAGCACGCCCGGCTCGCCTTCCTGACGCGCGAGGCCTTCGAGAAGGGCCCGACGGCACCGAGGTGA
- a CDS encoding penicillin acylase family protein, with protein sequence MKPEIYRDTWGIPHLRVGSALELAHAQGRVTARDRAWQLEVDRHRSQGTSAAFLGEESAGWDRFARQARLDDTARRCFASLEERDPETAAWVVAYVDGVNAGLAEGAARAPEFAASGLVPGRWEPWSPLGVWLGIHILFAGFPAKLWREEVVRRLGADAVGLFAMDGPGTAGSNGWLVSGERTATGQAVIAGDPHRFIEDPGVYQQIRLSCPEFDVVGLAVPGVPGIAHFAHTGTVAWAITNAMADYQDLYRERLRRVDGGAVEALDPDGVWRATARHTERVEVAGGEPVDVEVIETARGPVVIGGVGAEESVSLRYPPRVTADLGFGALLPLLRARRVADVDRAFDAWAEPVNVVQAADTEGGVLHRVAGRVPVRATANRTRMVPAWEAGHEWTGWHEMPYGPVEDGLAVMANQRGPAAPLGVEFAPPHRADRIRRLLDTGEALSAADMPAVHMDTHLASAAALLDPLATLELSGAAAGLRDRLLRWNRHMDAGSVAAATYARVRDAVVRRLVAHPALAVLAEPPARPAVFLPWLALTPRVAFALENLLTAGEPYGIDRDAVIRAAVEEAAVEEVAAGPAPRTWGDTHRLAPWRALPGTAYDEPALSGDNDCVLSTSSLPGLTDLSARGPAARYVWDLADRDDSLWVVPFGADGVPGAAHHRDQLPLWLRGDLAPVTTDWNKLTKESDDD encoded by the coding sequence GTGAAACCCGAGATCTACCGTGACACCTGGGGCATCCCGCACCTGCGCGTCGGCAGCGCCCTGGAACTCGCCCACGCCCAGGGCCGGGTCACCGCCCGGGACCGTGCCTGGCAGCTCGAGGTCGACCGGCACCGATCCCAGGGCACCTCGGCCGCGTTCCTCGGCGAGGAGTCCGCAGGCTGGGACCGTTTCGCCCGGCAGGCCCGGCTCGACGACACCGCGCGACGCTGCTTCGCGTCCCTGGAGGAACGCGACCCCGAGACCGCCGCGTGGGTCGTCGCGTACGTCGACGGAGTCAACGCGGGGCTGGCCGAAGGGGCCGCGAGAGCACCCGAGTTCGCGGCGAGCGGGCTCGTTCCGGGACGCTGGGAGCCCTGGAGCCCGCTGGGCGTCTGGCTCGGTATCCACATCCTCTTCGCCGGTTTCCCCGCCAAGCTGTGGCGCGAGGAGGTCGTACGGCGGCTGGGCGCCGACGCGGTCGGCCTGTTCGCCATGGACGGGCCCGGCACGGCGGGGAGCAACGGATGGCTGGTGAGCGGCGAGCGCACCGCCACCGGGCAGGCGGTGATCGCCGGTGACCCGCACCGCTTCATCGAGGACCCCGGCGTCTACCAGCAGATCCGCCTCTCCTGCCCGGAGTTCGACGTCGTCGGCCTCGCCGTCCCCGGTGTCCCGGGCATCGCCCACTTCGCCCACACCGGAACCGTCGCCTGGGCGATCACCAACGCGATGGCCGACTACCAGGACCTCTACCGGGAGCGGCTGCGACGCGTCGACGGCGGGGCCGTCGAGGCGCTCGATCCCGACGGTGTCTGGCGGGCCACGGCACGGCACACGGAGCGGGTGGAGGTGGCCGGCGGCGAACCCGTCGACGTCGAGGTGATCGAGACGGCGCGCGGGCCCGTGGTGATCGGGGGCGTCGGCGCCGAGGAGTCCGTCAGCCTGCGCTACCCGCCCCGCGTGACGGCGGACCTCGGATTCGGCGCGCTCCTGCCGCTGCTGCGGGCCCGCCGGGTCGCCGACGTGGACCGGGCCTTCGACGCCTGGGCGGAGCCGGTGAACGTCGTGCAGGCCGCCGACACCGAGGGCGGGGTGCTGCACCGCGTCGCGGGCCGGGTCCCGGTGCGCGCCACGGCCAACCGCACCCGGATGGTGCCCGCGTGGGAGGCCGGCCACGAGTGGACCGGCTGGCACGAGATGCCGTACGGCCCGGTCGAGGACGGGCTCGCCGTGATGGCGAACCAGCGTGGTCCCGCGGCCCCGCTCGGTGTCGAGTTCGCGCCGCCGCACCGCGCCGACCGTATCCGCCGGCTGCTCGACACGGGCGAGGCGTTGTCGGCGGCGGACATGCCGGCCGTCCACATGGACACGCACCTCGCCTCCGCGGCCGCCCTGCTGGACCCGCTGGCCACGCTGGAACTCTCCGGCGCGGCGGCCGGCCTCAGGGACCGACTCCTGCGCTGGAACCGGCACATGGACGCCGGCAGCGTCGCGGCCGCGACGTACGCCCGGGTGCGCGACGCGGTCGTACGACGGCTCGTGGCGCACCCGGCCCTCGCCGTCCTGGCCGAACCGCCCGCCCGCCCGGCCGTCTTCCTGCCCTGGCTCGCGCTCACCCCGCGCGTCGCCTTCGCCCTCGAGAACCTGCTGACGGCAGGGGAGCCGTACGGCATCGACCGCGACGCCGTGATCCGGGCGGCCGTCGAGGAAGCGGCCGTCGAGGAAGTGGCCGCCGGGCCCGCGCCCCGGACCTGGGGCGACACCCATCGCCTCGCCCCCTGGCGGGCGCTCCCCGGCACCGCGTACGACGAACCGGCCCTGTCCGGCGACAACGACTGCGTCCTGTCCACCTCGTCGCTCCCCGGACTGACCGACCTGAGCGCCCGCGGACCCGCCGCCCGCTACGTCTGGGACCTCGCCGACCGGGACGACAGCCTCTGGGTGGTCCCGTTCGGAGCCGACGGTGTCCCCGGCGCGGCCCACCACCGCGATCAACTCCCCTTGTGGCTCAGGGGAGATCTCGCCCCGGTGACCACCGACTGGAACAAGCTGACCAAGGAGAGCGATGACGACTGA
- a CDS encoding HhH-GPD-type base excision DNA repair protein, which translates to MDVTLHLAQQPEADELLGRSPLAALVGMLLDQQVPMEWAFAGPYTIARRMGADDLDAHEIAAYDPEKFAELLSAKPAVHRYPGSMGKRIHQLCQYLVEHYDGDAAAVWKDAGSGAELLHRLKELPGFGAQKAQIFLALLGKQLGIAPEGWREAAGPYGEAGSFRSVADITGPESLAKVRAHKQEMKATKASGK; encoded by the coding sequence ATGGACGTCACGCTTCACCTGGCCCAGCAGCCCGAGGCCGACGAACTGCTCGGCCGCAGCCCGCTCGCGGCCCTGGTCGGCATGCTGCTGGACCAGCAGGTGCCGATGGAGTGGGCCTTCGCGGGGCCGTACACGATCGCCCGCCGCATGGGGGCGGACGATCTCGACGCGCACGAGATCGCCGCGTACGACCCGGAGAAGTTCGCCGAGCTGCTCTCGGCCAAGCCCGCCGTGCACCGCTACCCCGGCTCGATGGGCAAGCGCATCCATCAGCTGTGCCAGTACCTCGTCGAGCACTACGACGGAGACGCCGCCGCCGTCTGGAAGGACGCCGGCAGCGGCGCGGAACTGCTGCACCGCCTCAAGGAACTCCCCGGTTTCGGCGCGCAGAAGGCCCAGATCTTCCTGGCCCTCCTCGGCAAGCAGCTCGGGATCGCCCCCGAGGGCTGGCGGGAGGCGGCGGGCCCCTACGGCGAGGCCGGCTCCTTCCGCTCGGTCGCCGACATCACCGGCCCGGAGTCCCTCGCCAAGGTCCGCGCCCACAAGCAGGAGATGAAGGCGACGAAGGCCTCCGGCAAGTAA
- a CDS encoding helicase HerA-like domain-containing protein, with amino-acid sequence MSDGETVSSAATGTAPERAAGAPALPREALEIAAGYAFAGPALELGALLWDGSCLPDAQIRVPLPMLNRHGLVAGATGTGKTKTLQLIAEQLAAQGVPVFLADIKGDVSGISAPGEPGTKVRERAREVGQEWTPGGCPAEFYALGGLGHGIPVRATVTAFGPVLLSKVLQLNRTQEQSLGLIFHYADQKGLELVDLKDLRAVVAFLTSDEGKQELKGIGGLSTATAGVILRSLTAFEAQGMSPFFGEPEFDTGELTRLAPDGRGVVSVLELPAVQDKPQLFSTFLMWLLADLFHDLPEVGDADRPKLVFFFDEAHLLFGDASKAFLDAITQTVRLIRSKGVGVFFVTQTPKDVPADVLAQLGNRVQHALRAFTPDDQKALKATVKTFPDSPYDLEEVLMGLGTGEAVVTVLSEKGAPTPVAATRLRAPRSLMGPVEAGALDRAVRESPLYGRYAQAVDRESAYEKLTGSPDSGAPASPSPSSRPRGGTEAGTEAGREAGHSGGRSRPKEEPSVVEQVVGSGLFKSLARSVGTQIGREITRSVFGTARKRR; translated from the coding sequence ATGAGTGACGGCGAGACCGTGTCGTCGGCTGCCACCGGGACCGCTCCCGAGCGGGCCGCCGGTGCCCCCGCGCTCCCGCGGGAGGCGCTGGAGATCGCGGCCGGTTACGCCTTCGCGGGTCCCGCCCTCGAACTCGGCGCGCTGCTCTGGGACGGGTCGTGCCTGCCCGACGCGCAGATCCGCGTCCCGCTGCCGATGCTCAACCGGCACGGCCTGGTGGCGGGCGCCACCGGCACCGGCAAGACCAAGACGCTCCAGCTCATCGCCGAACAGCTCGCGGCGCAGGGAGTCCCCGTCTTCCTCGCCGACATCAAGGGTGACGTCTCCGGGATCTCGGCGCCGGGGGAACCCGGGACGAAGGTCCGGGAGCGGGCCCGGGAGGTCGGCCAGGAATGGACACCGGGCGGCTGCCCGGCGGAGTTCTACGCGCTCGGCGGTCTCGGCCACGGCATTCCCGTACGCGCCACGGTCACCGCCTTCGGGCCGGTGCTGCTGTCGAAGGTGCTCCAGCTCAACCGGACCCAGGAGCAGTCGCTCGGCCTGATCTTCCACTACGCCGACCAGAAGGGCCTGGAGCTGGTCGACCTCAAGGACCTGCGCGCGGTCGTCGCCTTTCTGACCTCGGACGAGGGCAAGCAGGAACTGAAGGGGATCGGCGGTCTCTCCACGGCCACGGCGGGTGTCATCCTGCGCTCGCTCACGGCCTTCGAGGCGCAGGGCATGAGCCCCTTCTTCGGGGAGCCGGAGTTCGACACGGGCGAGCTGACGCGTCTGGCGCCGGACGGCCGGGGCGTGGTGTCGGTCCTCGAACTGCCCGCCGTGCAGGACAAGCCACAGCTCTTCTCGACGTTCCTGATGTGGCTGCTCGCCGATCTCTTCCACGACCTCCCGGAGGTCGGCGACGCCGACAGGCCGAAGCTCGTCTTCTTCTTCGACGAGGCCCATCTGCTCTTCGGCGACGCGTCGAAGGCGTTCCTGGACGCGATCACACAGACGGTCCGGCTCATTCGCTCGAAAGGGGTCGGCGTCTTCTTCGTGACGCAGACGCCGAAGGATGTCCCCGCGGATGTCCTCGCCCAGCTCGGCAACCGTGTCCAGCACGCGCTGCGCGCCTTCACGCCGGACGACCAGAAGGCGCTGAAGGCCACCGTGAAGACGTTCCCCGACTCCCCGTACGACCTCGAAGAGGTCCTCATGGGCCTGGGCACCGGCGAGGCCGTGGTCACCGTGCTGAGCGAGAAGGGCGCTCCGACGCCCGTCGCGGCGACCCGGCTGCGCGCGCCGCGGTCGCTGATGGGTCCGGTGGAGGCGGGCGCGCTGGACCGGGCGGTGCGGGAGTCGCCGCTGTACGGGCGGTACGCGCAGGCGGTGGACCGGGAGTCGGCGTACGAGAAACTGACGGGGTCGCCGGACTCCGGGGCGCCCGCGTCTCCCTCGCCCTCCTCGCGGCCGCGAGGAGGGACCGAAGCCGGGACCGAAGCGGGGCGCGAGGCCGGGCACTCCGGCGGCCGGAGCCGGCCGAAGGAGGAGCCCTCCGTGGTCGAGCAGGTCGTCGGAAGCGGACTGTTCAAGTCCCTGGCGCGGTCGGTGGGTACGCAGATCGGCCGGGAGATCACCCGGTCGGTCTTCGGAACGGCGCGCAAGCGGCGCTAG
- a CDS encoding type II toxin-antitoxin system VapB family antitoxin encodes MIFKRIGNGRPYPDHGRESTRQWADVAPRPVRLDQLVTTKGQLDLETLLAEDSTFYGDLFAHVVKWQGDLYLEDGLHRAVRAALQQRQVLHARVLELD; translated from the coding sequence GTGATCTTCAAGCGCATCGGAAACGGCCGGCCGTACCCCGACCACGGCCGGGAAAGCACCCGGCAGTGGGCGGACGTCGCGCCGCGCCCGGTCCGCCTCGATCAGCTCGTGACGACGAAGGGCCAGCTGGACCTGGAGACCCTCCTCGCCGAGGACTCCACCTTCTACGGCGACCTCTTCGCCCACGTCGTCAAGTGGCAGGGCGATCTGTACCTGGAGGACGGCCTGCACCGCGCCGTCCGCGCCGCGCTCCAGCAGCGCCAGGTGCTGCACGCGCGCGTTCTCGAACTGGACTAA